A single window of Arvicanthis niloticus isolate mArvNil1 chromosome X, mArvNil1.pat.X, whole genome shotgun sequence DNA harbors:
- the Idh3g gene encoding isocitrate dehydrogenase [NAD] subunit gamma, mitochondrial isoform X2, with protein sequence MALKVAIAAGGTAKAMLKPALLCRPWEVLAAHEASRRSISSPPSAKYGGRHTVTMIPGDGIGPELMLHVKSVFRHACVPVDFEEVHVSSNADEEDIRNAIMAIRRNRVALKGNIETNHNLPPSHKSRNNILRTSLDLYANVIHCKSLPGVVTRHKDIDILIVRENTEGEYSSLEHESVAGVVESLKIITKAKSLRIAEYAFKLAQESGRKKVTAVHKANIMKLGDGLFLQCCREVAARYPQIIFESMIVDNTTMQLVSRPQQFDVMVMPNLYGNIVNNVCAGLVGGPGLVAGANYGHVYAVFETATRNTGKSIANKNIANPTATLLASCMMLDHLKLHSYATSIRKAVLASMDNENMHTPDIGGQGTTSQAIQDIIRHIRIINGRAVEA encoded by the exons ATGGCGCTGAAGGTGGCGATAGCTGCTGGCGGTACTGCAAAGGCAATGCTCAAGCCAGCTCTCCTCTGCCGTCCTTGGGAG GTTCTGGCTGCCCATGAGGCCTCCCGAAGGAGCATTTCCTCA cctccatcTGCTAAGTATGGTGGGCGGCATACAGTGACTATGATCCCAGGGGATGGCATCGGCCCGGAGCTCATGTTGCATGTTAAGTCTGTATTCAG GCATGCGTGTGTGCCAGTAGACTTTGAAGAGGTGCATGTAAGCTCCAACGCTGATGAGGAGGACATCCGCAATGCCATCATGGCCATCCGCCGGAACCGTGTGGCCCTGAAGG GCAACATCGAAACAAATCATAATCTACCACCATCCCACAAATCCCGAAACAACATCCTTCG AACCAGCCTAGACCTCTATGCCAACGTCATCCACTGTAAGAGCCTGCCAGGAGTGGTGACCCGGCACAAGGACATAGACATCCTCATTGTACGGGAAAACACAGAAGGCGAGTACAGCAGCCTGGAGCATGAG AGTGTAGCAGGAGTGGTGGAGAGCTTGAAGATTATCACCAAAGCCAAGTCCCTACGCATTGCTGAATATGCTTTCAAGCTGGCCCAGGAGAGTGGGCGTAAGAAAGTGACAGCTGTGCACAAGGCCAACATCAT GAAACTGGGTGATGGACTCTTCCTCCAGTGCTGCAGGGAAGTAGCAGCCCGCTACCCTCAAATCATCTTTGAAAGCATGATTGTGGACAACACAACAATGCAG CTGGTATCCCGGCCTCAGCAGTTTGATGTCATGGTGATGCCTAATCTCTATGGTAACATTGTCAACAACGTCTGTGCAGGGCTAGTTGGAGGCCCAGGCCTTGTGGCTGGGGCCAACTATGGCCATGTATATGCAGTTTTCGAGACA GCTACAAGGAACACAGGCAAAAGTATTGCCAATAAGAACATTGCTAACCCTACTGCCACACTGCTAGCAAGTTGCATGATGCTAGACCACCTCAA GCTCCATTCCTATGCCACTTCCATCCGTAAAGCTGTCTTAGCATCCATGGACAATGAAAAT ATGCATACCCCAGACATTGGAGGCCAGGGCACCACTTCCCAAGCCATCCAGGACATCATTCGTCACATCCGCATCATTAATGGACGGGCTGTGGAGGCTTAG
- the Idh3g gene encoding isocitrate dehydrogenase [NAD] subunit gamma, mitochondrial isoform X1, giving the protein MALKVAIAAGGTAKAMLKPALLCRPWEVLAAHEASRRSISSQQTIPPSAKYGGRHTVTMIPGDGIGPELMLHVKSVFRHACVPVDFEEVHVSSNADEEDIRNAIMAIRRNRVALKGNIETNHNLPPSHKSRNNILRTSLDLYANVIHCKSLPGVVTRHKDIDILIVRENTEGEYSSLEHESVAGVVESLKIITKAKSLRIAEYAFKLAQESGRKKVTAVHKANIMKLGDGLFLQCCREVAARYPQIIFESMIVDNTTMQLVSRPQQFDVMVMPNLYGNIVNNVCAGLVGGPGLVAGANYGHVYAVFETATRNTGKSIANKNIANPTATLLASCMMLDHLKLHSYATSIRKAVLASMDNENMHTPDIGGQGTTSQAIQDIIRHIRIINGRAVEA; this is encoded by the exons ATGGCGCTGAAGGTGGCGATAGCTGCTGGCGGTACTGCAAAGGCAATGCTCAAGCCAGCTCTCCTCTGCCGTCCTTGGGAG GTTCTGGCTGCCCATGAGGCCTCCCGAAGGAGCATTTCCTCA CAGCAGACAATT cctccatcTGCTAAGTATGGTGGGCGGCATACAGTGACTATGATCCCAGGGGATGGCATCGGCCCGGAGCTCATGTTGCATGTTAAGTCTGTATTCAG GCATGCGTGTGTGCCAGTAGACTTTGAAGAGGTGCATGTAAGCTCCAACGCTGATGAGGAGGACATCCGCAATGCCATCATGGCCATCCGCCGGAACCGTGTGGCCCTGAAGG GCAACATCGAAACAAATCATAATCTACCACCATCCCACAAATCCCGAAACAACATCCTTCG AACCAGCCTAGACCTCTATGCCAACGTCATCCACTGTAAGAGCCTGCCAGGAGTGGTGACCCGGCACAAGGACATAGACATCCTCATTGTACGGGAAAACACAGAAGGCGAGTACAGCAGCCTGGAGCATGAG AGTGTAGCAGGAGTGGTGGAGAGCTTGAAGATTATCACCAAAGCCAAGTCCCTACGCATTGCTGAATATGCTTTCAAGCTGGCCCAGGAGAGTGGGCGTAAGAAAGTGACAGCTGTGCACAAGGCCAACATCAT GAAACTGGGTGATGGACTCTTCCTCCAGTGCTGCAGGGAAGTAGCAGCCCGCTACCCTCAAATCATCTTTGAAAGCATGATTGTGGACAACACAACAATGCAG CTGGTATCCCGGCCTCAGCAGTTTGATGTCATGGTGATGCCTAATCTCTATGGTAACATTGTCAACAACGTCTGTGCAGGGCTAGTTGGAGGCCCAGGCCTTGTGGCTGGGGCCAACTATGGCCATGTATATGCAGTTTTCGAGACA GCTACAAGGAACACAGGCAAAAGTATTGCCAATAAGAACATTGCTAACCCTACTGCCACACTGCTAGCAAGTTGCATGATGCTAGACCACCTCAA GCTCCATTCCTATGCCACTTCCATCCGTAAAGCTGTCTTAGCATCCATGGACAATGAAAAT ATGCATACCCCAGACATTGGAGGCCAGGGCACCACTTCCCAAGCCATCCAGGACATCATTCGTCACATCCGCATCATTAATGGACGGGCTGTGGAGGCTTAG
- the Ssr4 gene encoding translocon-associated protein subunit delta isoform X2: protein MAAMASFGALALLLLSGLSCCSEACLEPQITPSYYTTSDAVISTETVFIVEISLTCKNRVQNMALYADVSGKQFPVTRGQDVGRYQVSWSLEHKSAHAGTYEVRFFDEESYSLLRKAQRNNEDVSIIPPLFTVSVDHRGTWNGPWVSTEVLAAAIGIVIYYLAFSAKSHIQA from the exons ATGGCGGCGATGGCATCTTTCGGCGCCCTGGCGCTACTCCTGCTGTCCGGCCTATCTTGCTGCTCAG AGGCCTGCCTGGAACCCCAGATCACCCCTTCTTACTATACAACTTCAGATGCCGTCATTTCTACAGAGACTGTATTCATCGTGGAGATCTCACTGACCTGCAAGAACAGAGTCCAG AACATGGCTCTTTATGCCGACGTTAGTGGAAAACAATTTCCTGTAACCCGTGGCCAGGATGTGGGTCGATATCAG GTGTCCTGGAGTCTGGAACACAAGAGCGCCCATGCAGGCACCTATGAGGTCAGATTCTTCGATGAAGAGTCCTACAGCCTCCTAAGGAAG GCTCAAAGAAATAATGAGGACGTTTCCATCATCCCACCCCTATTCACAGTCAGTGTGGACCATCGG ggtaCCTGGAATGGGCCTTGGGTCTCCACGGAGGTGTTGGCTGCAGCAATTGGCATAGTGATCTACTACCTAGCTTTCAGTGCAAAGAGCCACATCCAGGCCTGA
- the Ssr4 gene encoding translocon-associated protein subunit delta isoform X1 has translation MAAMASFGALALLLLSGLSCCSAEACLEPQITPSYYTTSDAVISTETVFIVEISLTCKNRVQNMALYADVSGKQFPVTRGQDVGRYQVSWSLEHKSAHAGTYEVRFFDEESYSLLRKAQRNNEDVSIIPPLFTVSVDHRGTWNGPWVSTEVLAAAIGIVIYYLAFSAKSHIQA, from the exons ATGGCGGCGATGGCATCTTTCGGCGCCCTGGCGCTACTCCTGCTGTCCGGCCTATCTTGCTGCTCAG CAGAGGCCTGCCTGGAACCCCAGATCACCCCTTCTTACTATACAACTTCAGATGCCGTCATTTCTACAGAGACTGTATTCATCGTGGAGATCTCACTGACCTGCAAGAACAGAGTCCAG AACATGGCTCTTTATGCCGACGTTAGTGGAAAACAATTTCCTGTAACCCGTGGCCAGGATGTGGGTCGATATCAG GTGTCCTGGAGTCTGGAACACAAGAGCGCCCATGCAGGCACCTATGAGGTCAGATTCTTCGATGAAGAGTCCTACAGCCTCCTAAGGAAG GCTCAAAGAAATAATGAGGACGTTTCCATCATCCCACCCCTATTCACAGTCAGTGTGGACCATCGG ggtaCCTGGAATGGGCCTTGGGTCTCCACGGAGGTGTTGGCTGCAGCAATTGGCATAGTGATCTACTACCTAGCTTTCAGTGCAAAGAGCCACATCCAGGCCTGA
- the Ssr4 gene encoding translocon-associated protein subunit delta isoform X4: MAAMASFGALALLLLSGLSCCSEACLEPQITPSYYTTSDAVISTETVFIVEISLTCKNRVQNMALYADVSGKQFPVTRGQDVGRYQVSWSLEHKSAHAGTYEVRFFDEESYSLLRKHLPYRLKEIMRTFPSSHPYSQSVWTIGVPGMGLGSPRRCWLQQLA; the protein is encoded by the exons ATGGCGGCGATGGCATCTTTCGGCGCCCTGGCGCTACTCCTGCTGTCCGGCCTATCTTGCTGCTCAG AGGCCTGCCTGGAACCCCAGATCACCCCTTCTTACTATACAACTTCAGATGCCGTCATTTCTACAGAGACTGTATTCATCGTGGAGATCTCACTGACCTGCAAGAACAGAGTCCAG AACATGGCTCTTTATGCCGACGTTAGTGGAAAACAATTTCCTGTAACCCGTGGCCAGGATGTGGGTCGATATCAG GTGTCCTGGAGTCTGGAACACAAGAGCGCCCATGCAGGCACCTATGAGGTCAGATTCTTCGATGAAGAGTCCTACAGCCTCCTAAGGAAG CACCTCCCTTACAGGCTCAAAGAAATAATGAGGACGTTTCCATCATCCCACCCCTATTCACAGTCAGTGTGGACCATCGG ggtaCCTGGAATGGGCCTTGGGTCTCCACGGAGGTGTTGGCTGCAGCAATTGGCATAG
- the Ssr4 gene encoding translocon-associated protein subunit delta isoform X3, which translates to MAAMASFGALALLLLSGLSCCSAEACLEPQITPSYYTTSDAVISTETVFIVEISLTCKNRVQNMALYADVSGKQFPVTRGQDVGRYQVSWSLEHKSAHAGTYEVRFFDEESYSLLRKHLPYRLKEIMRTFPSSHPYSQSVWTIGVPGMGLGSPRRCWLQQLA; encoded by the exons ATGGCGGCGATGGCATCTTTCGGCGCCCTGGCGCTACTCCTGCTGTCCGGCCTATCTTGCTGCTCAG CAGAGGCCTGCCTGGAACCCCAGATCACCCCTTCTTACTATACAACTTCAGATGCCGTCATTTCTACAGAGACTGTATTCATCGTGGAGATCTCACTGACCTGCAAGAACAGAGTCCAG AACATGGCTCTTTATGCCGACGTTAGTGGAAAACAATTTCCTGTAACCCGTGGCCAGGATGTGGGTCGATATCAG GTGTCCTGGAGTCTGGAACACAAGAGCGCCCATGCAGGCACCTATGAGGTCAGATTCTTCGATGAAGAGTCCTACAGCCTCCTAAGGAAG CACCTCCCTTACAGGCTCAAAGAAATAATGAGGACGTTTCCATCATCCCACCCCTATTCACAGTCAGTGTGGACCATCGG ggtaCCTGGAATGGGCCTTGGGTCTCCACGGAGGTGTTGGCTGCAGCAATTGGCATAG
- the Pdzd4 gene encoding PDZ domain-containing protein 4 isoform X3: MGCNMCVVQKPEEQYKVMLQEVELCKNSHQDKLGLMVCYRTDDEEDLGIYVGEVNPNSIAAKDGRIREGDRIIQINGMDVQNREEAVAILSQEENTNISLLVARPESQLAKRWKDSDRDDFLDDFGSENEDLRARKLKSPPVQQTGNDEKGAPDGGPGLSNSQDLDSGVGRTDESTRNEESSEHDLLGDEPPSTTNTPGSLRKFGLQGDPLQSRDFHFSMDSLLAEGAGLGGADLPGLTDEEYERYRELLEIKCHLENGNQLGIFFSRPSSGNSALDVNRNESLGHEMAMLEEELRHLEFKCRNILRAQKMQQLRERCMKAWLLEEESLYDLAASEPKKHELSDISELPEKSDKDSTSAYNTGESCRSTPLLVEPLPESPLKRSAAGNSNLNRTPSGPPVTTHLKGAPSPGSPAKFRSLSRDPELGRRQHTEERVRRSTKTSVTLERVGPEGSPYLSRRHRGQEIEQYHSCVQLAPPRTLEDLGHGSLSLASGPRVGGVVAAAVEAPRMEWKVKVRSDGTRYVAKRPVRDRLLKARALKIREERSGMTTDDDAVSEMKMGRYWSKEERKQHLIRAREQRKRREFMMQSRLECLREQQNGDSKPELNIIALSHRKTMKKRNKKILDNWITIQEMLAHGARSADGKRIYNPLLSVTTV; this comes from the exons GTAAATCCCAACAGCATTGCAGCCAAAGATGGCCGGATCCGTGAGGGAGACAGAATCATCCAG ATTAATGGAATGGATGTCCAAAACCGAGAGGAGGCAGTGGCTATCCTGAGCCAGGAGGAGAACACCAACATCTCCCTGCTGGTGGCCCGGCCTGAGAGCCAG CTAGCAAAGCGGTGGaaagacagtgacagagatgACTTCCTAGATGACTTTGGATCTGAGAATGAAGACCTTCGTGCCCGGAAGCTAAAGTCACCCCCTGTCCAGCag ACTGGAAATGATGAGAAGGGGGCTCCTGATGGGGGCCCGGGCTTGAGCAACAGCCAGGACCTGGACAGCGGGGTGGGCCGGACTGATGAGAGTACCCGCAATGAAGAGAGCTCTGAACATGACCTGCTGGGGGATGAACCTCCCAGCACCACCAACACCCCTGGAAGTCTGCGCAAGTTCGGTCTACAAGGGGACCCCCTACAGAGCAGGGACTTCCACTTCAGCATGGATTCCCTGCTAGCTGAAGGGGCAGGGCTAGGAGGGGCTGACCTGCCTGGGCTCACTGATGAGGAGTATGAACGCTACCGGGAGCTGCTGGAGATCAAGTGCCACCTGGAAAATGGCAACCAGCTAGGCATCTTCTTCTCCCGGCCCTCCAGTGGCAACAGTGCCCTAGATGTCAACCGCAATGAGAGCTTAGGCCATGAgatggccatgttggaggaagagCTTCGGCACCTAGAGTTCAAGTGCCGCAATATCTTGCGGGCACAGAAGATGCAGCAGTTGCGGGAGCGCTGCATGAAGGCCTGGCTGCTGGAGGAAGAGAGTCTCTATGACCTGGCAGCCAGTGAGCCCAAAAAGCATGAGCTGTCTGATATCTCTGAACTACCAGAGAAATCAGACAAGGATAGCACCAGCGCCTACAACACTGGGGAGAGCTGCCGCAGCACTCCACTGCTTGTGGAGCCTCTGCCTGAGAGCCCCCTGAAGCGATCTGCTGCTGGCAACTCCAACTTGAACCGGACCCCTTCTGGCCCTCCTGTCACCACCCACCTCAAGGGGGCTCCTTCACCAGGGAGCCCAGCCAAGTTCCGATCACTCTCTCGTGATCCTGAATTGGGCCGGAGACAGCACACAGAAGAGCGTGTCCGCCGCAGCACCAAGACAAGTGTTACTCTGGAGCGTGTGGGCCCTGAAGGTAGCCCTTACCTCTCCAGGCGCCATCGTGGCCAGGAGATTGAGCAGTACCACAGCTGTGTGCAGTTGGCTCCTCCACGCACCCTGGAGGATCTGGGCCATGGCTCCTTGAGCTTGGCTAGTGGTCCTCGGGTAGGTGGGGTGGTGGCTGCAGCTGTCGAAGCACCCCGCATGGAGTGGAAGGTGAAGGTGAGAAGTGATGGGACCCGCTATGTGGCCAAGCGGCCTGTGCGGGATCGACTGCTGAAGGCCAGGGCCCTGAAGATCCGAGAGGAGCGCAGTGGTATGACCACTGATGATGATGCAGTAAGTGAGATGAAGATGGGCCGCTACTGGAgcaaggaagagaggaagcaacACCTGATCCGAGCACGGGAGCAACGGAAGCGGCGTGAGTTCATGATGCAGAGCCGTCTGGAGTGTCTAAGGGAGCAGCAGAATGGCGACAGCAAACCTGAGCTCAACATCATTGCACTGAGCCACCGTAAGACCATGAAGAAGCGAaacaagaagatcctggacaactGGATTACCATCCAGGAGATGTTGGCCCATGGTGCCCGCTCAGCTGATGGAAAAAGGATCTACAACCCTCTGCTCTCTGTCACCACTGTTTGA